From Variimorphobacter saccharofermentans, one genomic window encodes:
- a CDS encoding HelD family protein translates to MQELRKTEKQTDTSSEEMDYDIERKKEEEQLEKCITVIKQNIEDYLEKYKELSAETKELYDTYREDSPQMYNNIMSGFDQRSMIERILYKNRRALKKPYFGRIDYKEIEENDNFSLYIGKNGIRKNTSESMIVDWRAPVASVYYDSEIGKSSYLTPSGEAIDIDLKLKRTYEISESKLIDYYDANIVSNDEFLTKHLSKSKEVVLDEIIATIQKEQNEIIRDNPWHNVLVQGVAGSGKTTVAMHRISYILYNFKEKFRPDEFFIIGSNKMLLNYITGVLPNLDVYNVNQMTMEDFLLLLLDKDFQVTKGKYQFSNSFTKRRTESQSKEESELKRFKGSLDFIKALDAYMRQFEMSVILSEDVSYENSIVYSKEEIQYFLNFFQDKPLQEKVDLLNKKLAYKIKSVNEEKEKRKEEIAREVNRYKNYFGNRHKKYNLMECYLGFLEDLIQSGEQYRENGLRIPTSEVIELLVKKLSAREIDLYDLAMLTFIKRRIKWTRDFEYVRHIVIDEAQDFGVMIFALFQHLFHTCSYTIMGDITQNINYDSGMNDWETLKNEVLNPDKDKFYVLAKSYRNTVEISNYASRILKKCSFTTYDIEPVIRHGKEVSVIEGRGREELVSHAVDIITAAQANGYDTIAVICRSVEETLQIKELLKPYITIQHVEDDMENVTFATGVMVLPIYMTKGLEFDAVILWNPDELSYRTTDEDAKLLYVAVTRALHELHILYQGKLSGLLL, encoded by the coding sequence ATGCAGGAATTAAGAAAGACAGAGAAGCAGACCGATACCTCTTCAGAGGAGATGGATTACGATATTGAAAGAAAGAAGGAAGAGGAGCAGCTTGAGAAATGTATAACCGTAATTAAGCAAAATATCGAGGACTATCTGGAAAAATATAAGGAACTCAGTGCGGAGACGAAGGAGCTTTATGATACGTATCGGGAAGATAGTCCGCAGATGTATAATAATATTATGTCAGGATTTGATCAAAGATCCATGATTGAGCGTATTCTATATAAGAATAGGAGAGCATTAAAGAAACCCTATTTTGGAAGAATTGATTATAAGGAAATAGAGGAAAATGATAACTTTAGTCTCTATATTGGAAAGAACGGGATACGAAAGAATACCAGTGAAAGCATGATTGTTGACTGGCGGGCTCCGGTTGCAAGTGTATATTATGATAGTGAAATCGGAAAAAGCTCTTATTTGACCCCAAGTGGCGAAGCAATTGATATTGATTTGAAATTAAAGAGAACGTATGAAATTTCAGAAAGTAAGTTAATTGATTATTATGATGCGAATATTGTATCAAACGACGAATTTCTTACAAAACACCTAAGTAAGAGTAAAGAGGTAGTGCTGGATGAAATTATTGCCACCATTCAGAAGGAGCAAAATGAAATTATTCGTGATAATCCCTGGCATAATGTATTAGTTCAGGGAGTGGCCGGTAGTGGTAAAACAACAGTGGCAATGCACCGGATTTCTTATATTCTATATAACTTCAAGGAGAAATTCAGACCGGATGAATTCTTCATTATAGGAAGTAATAAAATGTTACTAAATTATATTACCGGTGTGTTGCCGAATCTGGATGTATATAATGTCAACCAGATGACCATGGAAGATTTTCTCTTACTGCTTCTGGATAAGGATTTTCAAGTGACAAAGGGAAAGTATCAGTTTTCCAATAGCTTCACAAAGCGCCGTACAGAGTCACAATCGAAAGAAGAATCAGAATTAAAGAGGTTCAAAGGCTCTCTGGATTTTATCAAAGCGCTAGATGCTTATATGAGGCAATTTGAAATGAGTGTCATTCTTTCAGAGGATGTATCCTATGAGAACAGTATTGTATACTCAAAGGAAGAGATACAGTATTTCCTTAATTTCTTTCAGGATAAGCCGTTGCAGGAAAAGGTAGATTTGCTAAATAAAAAGCTTGCTTATAAAATCAAGTCCGTGAATGAAGAGAAGGAGAAACGAAAAGAGGAAATTGCAAGAGAGGTTAATCGGTATAAGAACTATTTCGGTAACCGCCATAAAAAATACAATCTGATGGAGTGCTATCTAGGGTTTTTGGAGGATCTAATCCAGTCAGGGGAGCAATATCGAGAGAACGGTCTAAGGATTCCCACCTCTGAAGTAATTGAACTGCTCGTAAAGAAGCTGTCGGCAAGAGAAATTGATCTATATGATCTGGCAATGCTGACCTTTATAAAGCGAAGAATAAAGTGGACCCGGGATTTTGAATATGTAAGACATATTGTAATTGATGAGGCACAGGACTTCGGTGTTATGATATTTGCCTTGTTCCAGCATTTGTTTCATACCTGCAGTTACACCATCATGGGTGATATCACACAGAATATCAACTATGACAGTGGTATGAATGATTGGGAGACACTGAAAAATGAGGTATTGAATCCGGATAAGGATAAGTTCTATGTGCTGGCAAAAAGCTATCGAAATACCGTTGAGATCTCTAATTATGCAAGCAGAATACTGAAGAAATGTAGCTTTACAACCTATGATATTGAACCTGTTATTCGACATGGAAAGGAAGTGTCAGTAATAGAAGGAAGGGGAAGGGAAGAACTGGTCTCCCATGCTGTGGATATCATAACAGCTGCTCAGGCAAATGGATATGATACGATTGCTGTGATTTGTCGTAGTGTGGAAGAAACGCTTCAGATTAAGGAATTACTAAAGCCTTATATCACGATACAGCATGTTGAGGATGATATGGAGAATGTCACTTTTGCAACAGGTGTAATGGTGCTGCCCATTTATATGACAAAGGGATTGGAATTTGATGCCGTTATTTTATGGAATCCTGATGAGCTAAGCTATCGGACAACGGATGAAGATGCAAAGCTATTATACGTTGCAGTGACAAGAGCACTCCATGAGCTTCATATTCTCTATCAGGGAAAGTTATCCGGGCTGTTATTATAG
- a CDS encoding histidine phosphatase family protein, whose amino-acid sequence MKILLIRHGETDWNLEGRFQGREDIPLNATGIRQAELCGKVLKDESIRAVITSPLSRAKMTAEIISEQVSVSDIIVEEDFIERDFRKLSGLTPKEREAFYASGELDDKEPFDKLCERMMNSIKKYAVRYYNENIIIVSHGASINAVLSVLSNAYTGTGKIRLKNTCINIIDYDGAKLHLGEYNLTADEYENLKRNHHQL is encoded by the coding sequence ATGAAAATACTTTTAATTAGGCATGGAGAAACAGATTGGAATTTAGAAGGCAGATTCCAGGGAAGAGAAGATATCCCGTTAAATGCAACAGGAATACGTCAGGCTGAATTATGTGGCAAGGTATTAAAGGATGAGAGCATTCGAGCGGTGATTACCAGTCCGTTAAGCAGGGCAAAGATGACAGCAGAGATTATCTCAGAGCAGGTATCTGTCTCAGATATTATAGTAGAAGAGGATTTTATTGAACGGGACTTTCGGAAATTATCTGGTTTGACTCCAAAGGAACGGGAAGCGTTCTATGCTTCTGGTGAATTGGATGATAAGGAACCCTTTGATAAATTGTGTGAAAGAATGATGAATAGCATTAAAAAATATGCTGTCCGTTATTATAATGAGAACATTATTATAGTATCCCATGGTGCATCCATTAATGCCGTATTATCCGTCTTAAGTAATGCCTACACAGGAACGGGAAAGATCCGGTTGAAGAATACATGCATCAACATTATAGATTATGACGGTGCGAAATTGCATCTCGGCGAATATAATCTTACCGCAGATGAATATGAAAATCTAAAACGTAATCATCATCAGTTATAA
- the pflA gene encoding pyruvate formate-lyase-activating protein, protein MSLVGRIHSLESFGTVDGPGIRFVVFLQGCTLRCQFCHNPDTWEAHKGTEYTSEQLIQEIIKYKSYMDFSGGGVTFTGGEPMLQAEFLLEVAKKLKELNISIAIDTSGYVWNEAVKELIDISDIVLLDIKNYDPRVYETVTGVELAPTLRLLEYLRLNHINTWVRYVLVPGLTDNLDSIRKLSDHLKNYPNVSKIELLGFHKMGEFKWKELGLDYKLSDTKEPAKELLSEVKALFEQSGIVVSANV, encoded by the coding sequence ATGAGTTTGGTTGGACGGATACACTCACTTGAGAGTTTCGGTACTGTGGACGGTCCCGGCATTCGTTTTGTGGTATTCTTACAGGGGTGCACGTTACGTTGCCAGTTCTGTCATAATCCGGACACCTGGGAGGCTCACAAAGGAACAGAATACACCTCAGAGCAGTTGATACAGGAAATCATCAAATATAAATCGTATATGGATTTTTCCGGAGGAGGTGTGACCTTCACCGGAGGAGAGCCAATGCTGCAGGCAGAATTCCTTCTTGAAGTGGCTAAAAAGCTAAAGGAACTTAATATTTCGATAGCAATTGACACCTCTGGATATGTCTGGAACGAGGCAGTAAAAGAATTAATAGATATTTCGGATATCGTTTTACTGGACATCAAGAATTACGATCCAAGGGTGTATGAGACGGTGACAGGTGTGGAGCTGGCACCCACGCTGCGATTGTTGGAATATTTAAGATTGAATCATATAAATACCTGGGTACGCTATGTATTGGTACCTGGCTTGACGGATAATTTGGATAGTATTCGAAAGCTTTCTGACCACCTGAAAAACTACCCGAATGTATCAAAAATAGAGCTTTTGGGATTTCATAAGATGGGTGAATTTAAATGGAAAGAGCTTGGTTTAGACTATAAATTATCCGATACGAAGGAGCCTGCAAAGGAATTACTGTCAGAAGTAAAGGCATTGTTTGAACAAAGCGGTATCGTCGTATCAGCAAATGTATAA
- a CDS encoding ABC transporter permease: MKLYGKFFIMHLKEAMQYKVSFLLTTIGVFLVSFNVFLGIFFMYDRFHEIKGYQLSEILLCYATVLLSFSLAEMFLRGFDTFAGTIGNGEFDRILVRPRSPIFQIVLGKIAFTHIGRILLALCMFVYGIQASGIEWNIYKVVTLFLMVFGGTVIFGCLFIIYAAICFFTLEGLEFMNVLTDGAREYGKYPLDIYGKRVLRFCTYLVPYSLFQYYPFLYLTGRTEKSIYMWLPLVACLFFVPSYLLWRLGLRHYKSTGS; encoded by the coding sequence ATGAAATTATATGGAAAGTTTTTTATCATGCATTTAAAAGAAGCCATGCAATATAAGGTTTCCTTTCTCTTAACAACCATAGGAGTGTTTTTGGTGTCCTTCAATGTCTTCTTAGGTATATTTTTTATGTATGATCGGTTTCATGAGATAAAGGGATATCAGTTAAGTGAAATACTTCTTTGCTATGCAACGGTTCTTCTCTCCTTCTCTTTGGCAGAAATGTTTCTGAGAGGCTTTGATACATTTGCGGGAACCATTGGAAATGGTGAATTTGACCGTATTCTTGTAAGACCAAGAAGTCCGATCTTTCAGATCGTTCTGGGAAAGATAGCATTTACCCACATCGGAAGAATACTATTGGCATTATGTATGTTTGTTTATGGAATTCAAGCCTCGGGTATTGAATGGAATATATATAAAGTCGTGACACTATTCCTTATGGTTTTTGGTGGTACCGTTATCTTCGGCTGTCTTTTTATCATATATGCCGCTATTTGCTTTTTTACACTGGAGGGGCTGGAGTTTATGAATGTATTAACGGATGGGGCAAGGGAATACGGAAAGTATCCGCTTGACATATATGGAAAGAGAGTACTTAGATTTTGCACCTATCTGGTTCCTTATTCGTTGTTCCAGTACTATCCGTTTTTATATTTGACCGGACGTACCGAGAAATCTATATATATGTGGTTGCCATTAGTTGCCTGTTTATTTTTTGTACCCAGTTATTTGCTCTGGAGGTTAGGTCTCAGACATTATAAATCGACAGGTTCGTGA
- the pdxA gene encoding 4-hydroxythreonine-4-phosphate dehydrogenase PdxA produces the protein MKPLIAIPMGDPAGIGPEIVVKALVNEEVLKAADCIVVGDRKIIENAIEFTNTDLKVNVISHPKDGNYEKGILNFIDLDNVDMKEFQIGQVSGMCGKAAYEYIEKSIELANQKEVAAVSTTPINKESLKAGNINFIGHTEIFGALTGTKDPLTMFEVHGMRVFFLTRHVSLRQACDLVTKDRIKDYVKRCKEVLEKLGVTEGTMAIAGLNPHSGEHGLFGDEEVKHVTPAVEELKAEGYDVEGPIGADSVFHLALKGRYNSVLSLYHDQGHIATKTLDFERTIAITGGMPILRTSVDHGTAMDIAGKGIASEVSMVEAILLGAKYSKKFIA, from the coding sequence ATGAAGCCATTGATAGCAATTCCCATGGGTGATCCGGCAGGCATTGGTCCTGAGATTGTTGTAAAAGCATTAGTCAATGAGGAGGTTCTCAAGGCAGCGGATTGTATTGTTGTTGGTGACCGAAAAATAATTGAAAATGCAATAGAATTTACAAATACAGACTTGAAGGTAAATGTAATTTCACATCCAAAGGATGGAAACTATGAAAAGGGTATTCTGAACTTTATCGACTTGGACAATGTAGATATGAAGGAATTTCAAATCGGACAGGTTAGTGGAATGTGCGGTAAAGCAGCATATGAATACATTGAAAAAAGTATTGAATTAGCAAATCAAAAAGAGGTGGCAGCTGTTTCCACAACACCAATCAACAAAGAATCCCTTAAGGCAGGTAATATTAATTTTATTGGTCACACTGAGATATTTGGTGCATTGACCGGAACAAAGGATCCTTTGACTATGTTTGAAGTTCATGGTATGCGTGTATTTTTCCTTACCAGACATGTATCCCTAAGACAAGCATGCGATTTGGTTACGAAGGACAGAATTAAAGACTATGTAAAACGATGTAAGGAGGTGCTTGAAAAGTTGGGGGTGACTGAGGGAACCATGGCGATTGCCGGTCTCAATCCCCATAGCGGAGAACATGGATTATTTGGAGATGAGGAGGTGAAGCATGTAACTCCGGCAGTGGAGGAGCTGAAGGCGGAAGGCTACGATGTAGAGGGGCCGATAGGAGCGGATTCCGTATTCCATCTTGCTCTCAAGGGACGCTATAACAGTGTTCTTTCCTTATATCATGATCAGGGTCATATAGCAACCAAGACTCTTGATTTTGAAAGAACCATTGCAATCACGGGAGGTATGCCTATATTGCGTACTTCGGTTGATCATGGTACAGCGATGGATATTGCAGGTAAGGGGATTGCCAGTGAGGTCAGTATGGTAGAAGCTATTTTACTAGGAGCAAAGTATTCAAAAAAATTTATAGCTTAA
- a CDS encoding four-carbon acid sugar kinase family protein: protein MPQCVVIADDLTGANATGVLIKKLNYSTYTVMNTERLELRNLSESDCILYPTDSRAVDPEIAYNRVYNVAQLLKHDGVKVYAKRIDSTLRGNLGSETDALLDVLDNQAIAMVVPCFPDAKRILVGGYLLVNTLPLHRTEAAVDPKTPVKTSIASELFEKQSKYPVASIYINDLMQGKEFVASKIKEYQKKGIRIIIFDSITQEDMDLIADSVIESGVNFITVDPGSFTATITRKIVIPKSQKKKLKILATIGSVNPVAKTQLDELLLSQSVLNVFVDTMELLQDDERRDSEIKRVVSDILENCEAYEICMVVGNGILPENRIDFKPFAERYQCSLDDVSNRINNSLAEITYQILKANDTFQGIYTSGGDITVAVSRTFKTAGIRLLDEVIPLAAYGEFIAGDFEGLKIITKGGMAGDRNALKTCMHYLKEKLYI from the coding sequence ATGCCACAATGTGTTGTCATCGCAGATGATTTAACTGGAGCGAATGCCACAGGTGTACTAATCAAAAAACTAAACTACAGTACCTATACGGTTATGAATACCGAGCGATTAGAGTTAAGAAATCTATCGGAGAGCGATTGTATTCTATATCCAACGGATAGTAGAGCAGTGGACCCGGAGATTGCCTATAACAGAGTATACAATGTCGCACAATTATTGAAGCATGATGGTGTAAAGGTATATGCAAAACGAATTGACAGCACATTACGAGGAAATCTCGGAAGTGAGACAGATGCATTACTGGATGTGCTGGATAATCAGGCAATCGCTATGGTAGTCCCTTGCTTTCCGGATGCAAAGCGTATCCTGGTAGGTGGCTATTTATTAGTGAATACTCTTCCATTACATCGTACGGAAGCAGCCGTAGATCCGAAAACACCCGTAAAAACATCCATAGCCAGTGAGTTATTTGAGAAGCAGTCAAAATACCCGGTAGCTTCCATATACATTAATGACTTAATGCAGGGAAAAGAATTTGTTGCCTCGAAAATCAAGGAATATCAAAAAAAGGGTATTCGCATCATCATATTTGACAGTATAACACAGGAAGATATGGACTTAATTGCTGATTCTGTAATTGAAAGTGGTGTGAACTTTATTACTGTGGATCCGGGAAGTTTTACGGCAACGATTACAAGAAAAATTGTGATACCAAAATCACAAAAGAAGAAATTGAAAATACTAGCAACGATCGGAAGTGTGAATCCGGTAGCGAAAACTCAGCTTGATGAATTACTTTTATCTCAAAGTGTCTTAAATGTATTCGTAGATACTATGGAATTATTGCAGGACGATGAACGCAGAGATAGTGAAATTAAGCGTGTAGTAAGTGATATTCTTGAGAACTGTGAGGCGTATGAAATATGTATGGTAGTAGGAAATGGCATCTTACCTGAAAACCGTATCGACTTTAAGCCATTTGCAGAGAGATATCAATGCAGCCTGGATGATGTTAGTAATAGGATAAATAATTCTCTGGCTGAAATTACTTATCAGATACTGAAGGCAAATGATACATTTCAAGGTATTTACACCAGTGGCGGCGATATTACGGTTGCTGTTAGCCGTACATTTAAAACAGCAGGTATTAGGCTGTTGGATGAGGTGATTCCGCTAGCTGCATATGGAGAATTTATTGCAGGTGATTTTGAAGGATTAAAGATTATTACGAAAGGTGGAATGGCTGGAGATAGAAATGCACTGAAAACCTGTATGCATTATCTGAAAGAAAAGCTATACATTTAA
- a CDS encoding GntP family permease — MENVSGAQMLIGLGIGLAVLIFLILKTKVHVFVALLIAAVIVGLVGGLGTNATVDAITAGFGGTLGNIGIIIGLGIMMGQMFEISGAAERMARTFLKMFGKGREEAALTLTGFLVSIPIFCDSGFVILSPLIKALSRKTKKSIAGLAIALAGGLVITHSLVPPTPGPLGVAGTFGVDVGQFILIGIVIALPMAIAVMLYSKSIGKKIYQLPNEAGDGWERPPYQKPIYDVVSDEKDRNLPSAFLAFAPIILPIILILLNTVLSALKLTEGFYSVLIFLGKPIIAVGIGLLVSIYTLTRNMDRKNVIKELEDSMKSAGIIIFVTGGGGALGQVLKAAGVGDYIANGIASTAIPVILLPFIIATLVRFVQGSGTVAMITAAGITAPIVEAAGGNMLLGAFAACIGSLFFSYFNDSFYWVVNRLSGITETKEQIRVWSVSTTIAWAVGLVELLIFNIFM; from the coding sequence ATGGAAAATGTATCAGGAGCGCAAATGCTTATAGGATTGGGTATTGGGTTAGCAGTCTTGATTTTTCTTATCTTAAAAACAAAAGTACATGTATTTGTAGCATTACTGATTGCGGCAGTAATTGTCGGTTTAGTTGGAGGTTTAGGTACCAATGCAACAGTGGATGCAATTACAGCCGGGTTTGGCGGTACATTAGGAAATATTGGTATTATTATCGGTCTCGGTATTATGATGGGGCAAATGTTTGAAATATCGGGAGCAGCAGAAAGAATGGCGCGTACCTTCCTGAAGATGTTTGGAAAAGGTCGGGAAGAAGCAGCACTTACACTAACAGGTTTCCTTGTATCAATCCCGATTTTCTGTGATTCAGGTTTTGTAATTTTATCTCCATTAATAAAGGCATTATCCCGGAAAACGAAAAAATCAATAGCAGGACTTGCCATCGCTTTGGCTGGTGGTCTTGTAATAACGCACTCCTTAGTACCTCCGACTCCAGGACCATTAGGAGTTGCAGGAACCTTTGGTGTAGATGTTGGTCAGTTTATTTTAATCGGAATTGTGATAGCGCTTCCTATGGCAATCGCAGTAATGCTTTATAGTAAATCTATTGGGAAGAAGATTTATCAGTTACCGAATGAGGCTGGAGACGGATGGGAAAGACCACCTTATCAGAAACCAATCTATGATGTAGTATCTGATGAAAAAGATCGTAACCTTCCCTCTGCATTCCTTGCGTTTGCTCCGATTATCCTACCGATTATATTAATCTTACTTAATACAGTTTTATCAGCATTAAAACTAACAGAAGGTTTCTATTCCGTATTAATTTTCTTAGGAAAACCGATTATTGCAGTAGGTATCGGATTATTAGTATCAATCTATACCTTAACAAGAAATATGGACAGAAAAAATGTTATTAAGGAACTGGAAGATAGTATGAAATCTGCCGGAATTATTATTTTCGTAACCGGTGGTGGTGGCGCGCTGGGACAGGTATTAAAGGCAGCAGGTGTTGGTGATTATATTGCCAATGGTATTGCTTCTACAGCAATTCCGGTTATTTTATTACCATTTATCATTGCTACCTTAGTACGATTTGTTCAAGGCTCCGGAACGGTTGCTATGATTACTGCAGCCGGTATTACTGCTCCAATTGTAGAAGCGGCTGGAGGAAATATGTTATTAGGTGCTTTTGCAGCCTGCATCGGTTCCTTATTCTTCTCCTACTTCAATGATAGCTTCTATTGGGTAGTAAATCGTCTAAGCGGTATAACGGAGACAAAGGAACAGATTCGTGTATGGTCAGTCTCAACAACCATTGCTTGGGCTGTAGGACTGGTTGAACTGTTGATTTTCAACATTTTTATGTAA
- a CDS encoding ABC transporter permease translates to MHELRSFNKQLRKYKSFFRIRFSAGLQYRAAALAGIVTQFAWGAMGILGYKAFYNENPGSFPMSFEALTTYIWLQQAFLAIYMMWIIDYDLLRTITDGGIAYELCRPFELYSMWFIRCMADRLSKVVLRCMPILIFAAFLPKPYGMRLPQDPNAAIWFIITMVLGLLVTVSFGMLVYIINFFTLSPMGVRLVAASLVEFFAGAVIPLPFFPDGLRQAVELLPFASMQNVPLRIYSGDIHSTEIYLRAGLQLFWIIFLIFLGKRLIALALKRVVVQGG, encoded by the coding sequence TTGCATGAATTAAGGAGTTTTAATAAACAGCTACGAAAATATAAATCATTCTTTCGAATACGTTTTTCAGCAGGCTTGCAATATCGGGCGGCAGCCCTTGCGGGTATCGTAACCCAATTTGCATGGGGAGCAATGGGAATATTGGGGTATAAGGCATTTTATAATGAAAATCCGGGAAGCTTTCCCATGTCATTTGAAGCGCTAACTACTTATATATGGCTACAACAAGCATTTTTAGCCATCTACATGATGTGGATTATCGACTATGATTTGCTTCGTACTATTACGGATGGTGGTATTGCCTATGAATTATGCAGACCCTTTGAGCTTTATTCAATGTGGTTTATTCGATGTATGGCAGATCGGCTTTCAAAAGTAGTACTTCGCTGTATGCCAATTCTCATATTTGCAGCATTTCTTCCAAAACCATATGGAATGAGGCTGCCACAGGATCCGAATGCTGCAATATGGTTTATTATCACGATGGTGCTAGGGTTACTGGTAACGGTGTCCTTTGGAATGCTGGTATATATCATTAATTTTTTTACGCTTTCACCCATGGGAGTACGTCTGGTTGCAGCATCCCTTGTAGAGTTTTTTGCCGGCGCTGTGATTCCCCTGCCATTTTTCCCGGATGGGCTTCGCCAGGCCGTAGAGTTGCTTCCCTTCGCTTCCATGCAGAATGTGCCTCTACGCATCTATTCGGGGGATATTCATAGTACAGAGATATATCTGAGAGCAGGGTTACAGCTATTTTGGATCATTTTCTTGATATTCCTTGGGAAACGTCTAATCGCACTTGCTCTTAAACGGGTTGTCGTTCAGGGTGGATAA
- a CDS encoding ABC transporter ATP-binding protein, with translation MIEVEHISKTFKVSRRGAGFSEAFKALFHKQYECIKALDDISFTIEEGEMVGYIGPNGAGKSSTIKILSGILTPEQGRCLINGRVPWKERTAHVKEIGVVFGQRSQLWWDVPVIDSFELLRDIYQIPDHTYRKNLDELVSLLHVEQIIRTPARQLSLGQRMRCEIVASLLHDPKILFLDEPTIGLDAVSKIAVRDFILERNRKHHTTVILTTHDMQDIETLTKRIILIGQGKILMDGNLEDIRKQFSSGKRLTVEYNGDAVKSCDGMTPVSLMNQHAIFDIDTKRLSVSDAIAYITQQVDVKDISVEGSSIDEVVANLYHQYQI, from the coding sequence ATGATTGAAGTGGAACACATTTCTAAGACCTTTAAGGTCAGCCGGCGTGGTGCCGGATTTTCTGAAGCATTCAAAGCATTATTTCATAAGCAATATGAATGCATCAAAGCTCTCGATGATATCTCATTTACCATTGAAGAAGGGGAAATGGTTGGTTATATCGGACCAAACGGTGCAGGAAAAAGCAGTACCATCAAGATTTTAAGTGGTATCCTAACACCGGAACAGGGGCGATGTTTGATCAATGGAAGAGTTCCCTGGAAGGAACGAACCGCTCATGTGAAAGAAATCGGAGTTGTCTTCGGACAGCGATCACAGTTATGGTGGGATGTACCAGTAATTGATTCCTTTGAACTGTTACGTGACATCTATCAAATTCCGGATCATACGTACCGAAAGAATTTGGACGAGTTAGTTTCCCTACTTCATGTTGAACAGATTATTCGTACCCCAGCAAGACAGCTATCGCTTGGACAGCGAATGCGATGTGAAATTGTGGCATCTTTACTACATGACCCCAAAATTCTATTTCTTGATGAACCTACCATTGGACTGGATGCAGTATCAAAGATTGCGGTTCGTGATTTTATTCTGGAACGAAACCGAAAGCATCATACAACAGTTATTCTTACCACTCACGATATGCAAGACATTGAGACCTTGACGAAGCGTATTATTCTTATTGGACAAGGGAAAATCCTGATGGATGGAAATCTGGAGGACATTCGTAAGCAGTTCTCGTCAGGAAAACGCCTTACAGTAGAATACAATGGAGATGCGGTAAAATCCTGTGATGGTATGACACCTGTATCATTAATGAACCAGCATGCGATATTTGACATTGATACAAAAAGACTGAGTGTATCCGATGCCATTGCCTATATAACGCAACAGGTAGATGTAAAGGATATCTCTGTAGAGGGTTCCTCCATTGATGAAGTAGTGGCAAACCTCTATCATCAATATCAAATCTAA
- a CDS encoding DeoR/GlpR family DNA-binding transcription regulator: MLQAERHQKIIELISKKGSVQVEELATLLNVSLMTIRRDLEKLKQEGRIDRCHGGAIIKKEVPYTEKQTKEIEVKQKIAEGCIRLIHKGNVIYLDAGTTTYEIAKLLKNSTGLTVVTNDIEIARILLSSNVNLILCGGTVQKSTGSMVGAIANQMMENMRVDIAFMGATSIDDQFNVMTPTMDKAVMKYNICKNSKERYLVVDSSKFGKQAFIKINHLSDYTAVITNKAFTRDEIKMLKEMRITIIPVFVD, encoded by the coding sequence ATGCTTCAAGCAGAAAGACATCAGAAAATTATTGAGTTAATTAGTAAAAAAGGCTCAGTTCAGGTAGAGGAGTTAGCAACTCTGCTGAATGTAAGTCTGATGACGATTCGAAGAGATTTAGAAAAGCTCAAACAAGAAGGAAGAATTGATCGGTGCCATGGTGGAGCAATTATAAAAAAAGAGGTTCCCTATACGGAAAAACAAACGAAGGAAATCGAGGTTAAGCAGAAAATCGCAGAAGGCTGTATTCGATTAATTCATAAGGGCAATGTGATATATCTGGATGCAGGAACAACAACCTATGAAATTGCTAAGCTCTTGAAGAATAGCACCGGTTTGACAGTAGTAACAAATGATATTGAAATTGCCAGAATCTTATTGTCATCGAATGTAAACTTGATTTTATGTGGTGGAACCGTGCAAAAATCTACTGGTAGCATGGTAGGAGCAATTGCTAATCAGATGATGGAAAACATGAGAGTGGATATTGCATTTATGGGTGCCACTTCAATAGATGATCAATTCAATGTTATGACACCTACCATGGATAAAGCAGTCATGAAATATAATATTTGTAAGAATTCAAAGGAAAGATATCTGGTAGTGGATAGCTCTAAGTTTGGAAAACAGGCTTTCATAAAAATAAATCACTTATCCGATTATACGGCTGTGATTACTAATAAGGCTTTTACCAGGGATGAAATTAAAATGCTTAAAGAGATGCGAATTACAATCATACCTGTCTTTGTAGATTAA